CGCTCACCGTCTTCGACGAGTCGGGCGAGGAGATCGGCACGCTCGACCGCTCGAGCGACGACGCCGGGGCGATCTCCGGCGACGCCGAGTCGGCCGCCTTCATCGGCACGTGGGGCACCGAGTCGACCGGCACCGCCTCGGGCGAGCCGTTCATCGTGATCGCCGCCGATGGCTCGGCGAGCGGCAGCGACGGCTGCAACACCTTCGGCGGCTCGACCTGGACCGTCGACGGCGACACGATCGAGTTCACCCCCGGCGTCGCGACCCTCATGGCCTGCGAGGGCGTCGATCAGTGGCTGAACGCGAAGTCCACCGCGACCGTCGACGGTGACACCATGACCTTCTACGACGAGTCGGGCGCCGAGATCGGCACGCTGCCGCGCACGGCGTAGTCCGCCGCGCACGGCGTAGTTCAGGCGGCGGGTTCG
The DNA window shown above is from Agromyces cerinus and carries:
- a CDS encoding META domain-containing protein; amino-acid sequence: MSRTLQRLALSGTILLAATVLTACAGNAGTAGTETAEAVDPVGTWGDVATTDEPSLAFGNGGSLSGTDGCNRLVGSWTAEGDTVTFVEVASTRMLCEGVDTWLAALATATISGDTLTVFDESGEEIGTLDRSSDDAGAISGDAESAAFIGTWGTESTGTASGEPFIVIAADGSASGSDGCNTFGGSTWTVDGDTIEFTPGVATLMACEGVDQWLNAKSTATVDGDTMTFYDESGAEIGTLPRTA